Proteins encoded together in one Falco biarmicus isolate bFalBia1 chromosome 4, bFalBia1.pri, whole genome shotgun sequence window:
- the LOC130148293 gene encoding collagen alpha-1(I) chain-like, which produces MRRGRGAGLAGLAALLLVAVGRAQVQQEPSAETTEDTGIAINCSHPSIRTEESIVWYRQLPGRGPAFITSGHKGSREVQDPPGRMSVAADRRSSALWLARPRRRDAAVYYCAVGDTGLGAGAAAGHEPRRPGPGVCVGGGGTAPAGPARGRCRLGPPGRGRFPPPPAAPAPAPGSAGAPCSRCPGSAPLLLEGCCASVLRGSKQPRLGRAARGA; this is translated from the exons atgcggcggggccggggcgcagggctggcggggctggccgcgctgctgctgg tggctgtgggcagagccCAGGTGCAGCAGGAGCCGTCGGCAGAGACCACCGAGGACACCGGCATCGCCATCAACTGCTCACACCCCAGCATACGGACAGAAGAGTCGATAGTGTGGTACCGCCAGCTCCCGGGCCGAGGCCCCGCATTCATCACGAGCGGTCACAAAGGGTCCAGAGAGGTGCAGGACCCTCCGGGGCGGATGTCGGTGGCGGCAGACCGCCGGTCCAGCGCCCTGTGGctcgcccggccccggcgcagGGACGCGGCGGTGTATTACTGCGCCGTGGGAGACACGGGGCTCGGagccggggctgcggccgggcaCGAACCtcggcggccggggccgggcgtgtgtgtcgggggcggggggacagccccggccgggcccgccagggggcgctgccgcctcggcccgcccggccgcgggcgCTTCCCGCCACCGCCtgcggcaccggcaccggcaccgggatCAGCGGGTGCCCCTTGCAGTCGCTGCCCGGGCTCAGCACCTCTCCTCCTCGAGGGCTGCTGCGCATCGGTGCTCCGAGGCAGCAAACAGCCGCGCTTGGGCCGCGCTGCACGGGGAGCCTGA